A portion of the Bactrocera neohumeralis isolate Rockhampton chromosome 2, APGP_CSIRO_Bneo_wtdbg2-racon-allhic-juicebox.fasta_v2, whole genome shotgun sequence genome contains these proteins:
- the LOC126753022 gene encoding pupal cuticle protein isoform X2, whose protein sequence is MKEYLILLVLLISACSATLHGAVSTQFQHIDPHSRTYSYGYADPNSQKHETRSYDGVTRGSYSYVDGNGHVQSLSYVADPHHGFNAVGTNLPKASPSPDTHFAAIHSAAAQSYVPYAHHYPQHIPILTDGGVPVDTPEVQHARAEHYAAYAAAAAAAAAHPEPYDGHSHHLYKRSLYSHPWNYAHQNSITHVPLTHGGVPVDTPDVQAAKAEHFAAHAKVLGRGTQVNGAPSDTPEVAHAKAAHYAAHAAARTGYPIGQTVPVHGYHIPVIHNGVPVETPEVQHAKAAHYAAVIKATSRAGHGEPSDNGGHYGGHWNDPHNSGYTGYKHRGPIHIPVIHNGVPVEPPEVQHARAAHLNALASASHGSGHVGYYEHDDQYHGQNY, encoded by the coding sequence TTAATTTTACTTGTGTTACTCATCTCTGCATGTAGTGCGACTCTCCATGGCGCCGTCTCAACACAATTTCAACATATTGATCCTCATAGTCGTACCTACTCTTACGGGTATGCTGATCCCAACTCCCAGAAGCATGAGACACGTTCTTACGATGGTGTTACACGTGGCTCCTACTCTTATGTAGATGGTAATGGGCATGTGCAATCGCTCTCTTATGTTGCTGATCCACATCATGGTTTCAACGCTGTTGGCACAAATTTACCAAAAGCTTCCCCATCTCCAGATACTCACTTCGCTGCAATACACAGTGCTGCTGCCCAATCATACGTGCCATACGCTCATCACTATCCCCAACATATTCCAATACTAACAGATGGAGGTGTGCCCGTGGATACGCCAGAAGTACAACACGCACGAGCTGAACATTATGCTGCATAtgctgctgccgctgcagcTGCTGCAGCTCATCCGGAACCGTATGACGGTCACTCTCACCATTTGTATAAACGGTCATTATACAGTCATCCCTGGAACTACGCTCATCAAAATTCGATTACCCATGTGCCACTGACACATGGAGGCGTTCCTGTTGATACACCAGACGTACAAGCTGCCAAAGCCGAACACTTTGCAGCGCATGCCAAAGTTTTGGGCCGTGGTACACAAGTAAATGGCGCTCCCTCGGACACACCAGAAGTAGCTCACGCAAAAGCTGCCCATTATGCTGCACATGCTGCTGCTCGCACTGGTTATCCTATTGGGCAGACAGTCCCCGTGCATGGCTATCACATTCCAGTGATTCACAATGGTGTACCAGTCGAGACACCAGAAGTTCAACATGCCAAAGCAGCACATTATGCTGCAGTTATTAAGGCTACATCTAGAGCTGGTCACGGTGAACCAAGCGATAATGGAGGTCATTATGGCGGGCATTGGAATGATCCACATAATAGTGGTTATACGGGATACAAACATCGAGGCCCTATACATATTCCAGTCATCCACAATGGCGTGCCCGTTGAACCTCCAGAAGTTCAGCATGCTCGCGCCGCCCACTTGAATGCTTTAGCTTCTGCTAGTCATGGTTCGGGGCATGTGGGTTACTATGAGCATGATGACCAATATCATGGCCAAAATTATTAA
- the LOC126753022 gene encoding pupal cuticle protein isoform X1 — protein sequence MPFPELLDRNLLKKLILLVLLISACSATLHGAVSTQFQHIDPHSRTYSYGYADPNSQKHETRSYDGVTRGSYSYVDGNGHVQSLSYVADPHHGFNAVGTNLPKASPSPDTHFAAIHSAAAQSYVPYAHHYPQHIPILTDGGVPVDTPEVQHARAEHYAAYAAAAAAAAAHPEPYDGHSHHLYKRSLYSHPWNYAHQNSITHVPLTHGGVPVDTPDVQAAKAEHFAAHAKVLGRGTQVNGAPSDTPEVAHAKAAHYAAHAAARTGYPIGQTVPVHGYHIPVIHNGVPVETPEVQHAKAAHYAAVIKATSRAGHGEPSDNGGHYGGHWNDPHNSGYTGYKHRGPIHIPVIHNGVPVEPPEVQHARAAHLNALASASHGSGHVGYYEHDDQYHGQNY from the coding sequence TTAATTTTACTTGTGTTACTCATCTCTGCATGTAGTGCGACTCTCCATGGCGCCGTCTCAACACAATTTCAACATATTGATCCTCATAGTCGTACCTACTCTTACGGGTATGCTGATCCCAACTCCCAGAAGCATGAGACACGTTCTTACGATGGTGTTACACGTGGCTCCTACTCTTATGTAGATGGTAATGGGCATGTGCAATCGCTCTCTTATGTTGCTGATCCACATCATGGTTTCAACGCTGTTGGCACAAATTTACCAAAAGCTTCCCCATCTCCAGATACTCACTTCGCTGCAATACACAGTGCTGCTGCCCAATCATACGTGCCATACGCTCATCACTATCCCCAACATATTCCAATACTAACAGATGGAGGTGTGCCCGTGGATACGCCAGAAGTACAACACGCACGAGCTGAACATTATGCTGCATAtgctgctgccgctgcagcTGCTGCAGCTCATCCGGAACCGTATGACGGTCACTCTCACCATTTGTATAAACGGTCATTATACAGTCATCCCTGGAACTACGCTCATCAAAATTCGATTACCCATGTGCCACTGACACATGGAGGCGTTCCTGTTGATACACCAGACGTACAAGCTGCCAAAGCCGAACACTTTGCAGCGCATGCCAAAGTTTTGGGCCGTGGTACACAAGTAAATGGCGCTCCCTCGGACACACCAGAAGTAGCTCACGCAAAAGCTGCCCATTATGCTGCACATGCTGCTGCTCGCACTGGTTATCCTATTGGGCAGACAGTCCCCGTGCATGGCTATCACATTCCAGTGATTCACAATGGTGTACCAGTCGAGACACCAGAAGTTCAACATGCCAAAGCAGCACATTATGCTGCAGTTATTAAGGCTACATCTAGAGCTGGTCACGGTGAACCAAGCGATAATGGAGGTCATTATGGCGGGCATTGGAATGATCCACATAATAGTGGTTATACGGGATACAAACATCGAGGCCCTATACATATTCCAGTCATCCACAATGGCGTGCCCGTTGAACCTCCAGAAGTTCAGCATGCTCGCGCCGCCCACTTGAATGCTTTAGCTTCTGCTAGTCATGGTTCGGGGCATGTGGGTTACTATGAGCATGATGACCAATATCATGGCCAAAATTATTAA